The following proteins come from a genomic window of Apium graveolens cultivar Ventura unplaced genomic scaffold, ASM990537v1 ctg8672, whole genome shotgun sequence:
- the LOC141705233 gene encoding cytochrome P450 CYP736A12-like: MILSLAFSFLFLFLGAAFWWILDAKQRKLLPPGPRGLPIVGSLLNLGSLPHRTFHELSKKYGPIMSLRMGSVPSIVVSSPEAAQLFLKTHDSAFAARPQMEAVAHMSYGNNGISFTNGTYWRHVRKFVVQELLAPAKVNSFRGMRRDEVGLVVEEIKKAAVAGEVVNVSDKVGGLIENMTFRFLLGRSKDDRFDLKGIMTEAFTLAGQFNLADFVPSLKPLDLQGLTRKYKETGKKLDAMLELIIEEHEQNLNTGTRTNNRDIVDEMISLSKNDSSVNHQELAKLIDRSSIKSIMIDIITAAIDTSFTLIEWILTELMRHPRAMKKCQEELTCVVGLDRLVEETDLPKLEYLYMVIKEGMRLHPIVPLLGPHEAKEDIVVNGYHIPQKSRIIVNAWAIGRDSKVWGNNALEFIPERFSESKIDLRGRDFELLPFGSGRRGCPGMQLGLLSVQLVLAQLLHCFDWELPHGKSAEDMDMTEQFGLTIPRIEHLLLVPKLRI, translated from the coding sequence ATGATCCTTTCCTTGGCCTTTTCATTTCTGTTCCTCTTCCTTGGAGCTGCATTCTGGTGGATACTCGACGCCAAGCAGCGTAAGCTACTGCCACCGGGCCCGAGAGGATTACCGATTGTTGGTAGCCTTTTAAATTTGGGTAGCCTTCCCCACCGTACCTTCCATGAGTTGTCCAAGAAGTATGGTCCTATAATGTCTTTACGCATGGGTTCCGTGCCGTCTATAGTTGTCTCGTCTCCTGAGGCTGCTCAACTTTTCCTAAAAACTCATGACAGTGCTTTTGCAGCACGACCACAAATGGAGGCTGTTGCACATATGTCATATGGTAACAATGGCATTAGCTTCACCAATGGTACATACTGGAGGCATGTGAGAAAATTTGTTGTGCAAGAGCTTTTAGCTCCCGCAAAAGTTAATTCTTTCCGAGGGATGAGAAGGGATGAGGTTGGCTTAGTCGTGGAGGAGATCAAGAAAGCTGCGGTCGCTGGTGAGGTGGTGAATGTTAGTGATAAGGTAGGGGGTTTAATTGAAAACATGACTTTTAGGTTCCTTTTAGGACGAAGCAAAGATGATCGATTTGATCTCAAGGGTATCATGACGGAAGCCTTTACTTTGGCTGGACAGTTTAATCTTGCTGACTTTGTGCCCTCCCTAAAGCCACTTGACCTTCAGGGATTGACACGAAAATACAAGGAAACAGGCAAGAAACTTGATGCAATGTTGGAGCTAATTATTGAGGAGCATGAGCAAAATTTGAATACTGGCACTCGTACGAATAATCGTGACATTGTCGATGAAATGATATCTTTGTCTAAAAATGACTCTTCTGTCAACCATCAAGAGCTAGCCAAACTGATTGACAGATCCAGTATCAAGTCTATCATGATCGATATCATTACAGCAGCAATTGACACCTCATTTACATTAATCGAATGGATACTGACAGAGCTAATGAGACATCCAAGGGCAATGAAAAAGTGTCAAGAGGAGCTTACTTGCGTTGTTGGACTTGATAGATTGGTGGAGGAGACGGATTTGCCCAAACTAGAATATTTGTACATGGTTATAAAAGAAGGTATGAGACTACACCCTATAGTACCGTTACTTGGTCCCCACGAAGCTAAGGAGGATATTGTAGTTAATGGATATCATATCCCTCAGAAGTCACGAATAATCGTAAATGCTTGGGCTATAGGACGAGATTCTAAGGTGTGGGGTAACAATGCTCTAGAATTTATTCCAGAGAGGTTTTCTGAGAGTAAAATAGACCTCCGAGGACGTGATTTTGAGCTCTTACCATTTGGTAGTGGTAGAAGAGGGTGTCCTGGTATGCAACTAGGGTTGCTGAGTGTTCAGCTAGTGTTGGCTCAGTTGTTACATTGTTTTGACTGGGAGTTGCCGCATGGGAAATCAGCTGAAGACATGGATATGACTGAGCAGTTTGGGCTAACAATTCCCCGAATCGAGCACTTGCTCTTGGTGCCTAAGCTTCGTATTTAA